In the Triticum aestivum cultivar Chinese Spring chromosome 2B, IWGSC CS RefSeq v2.1, whole genome shotgun sequence genome, GCCGCGCGCTCCTTCTCGACGACCTTCGTCTTCGCCATCTTCGGGCAGTACATCGACCTGAGCAGCCCTGGCATGGCCTTCTTCATCACCACGTCTAGGGAGGTGCTGTCCACGGCGCTCCCAGGCCAGTACATGGGCCTCCTCAACGCCACGAACAACACCAACCGGGAAGCCCACATCTTCGCCGTGGAGTTGGACACCCTCCACAACTCCGAGTGCCACGACTTAAACGGCAACCATGTCGGCGTCGACCTGGATAGCATGGTGTCCCGAGATTCCGCCGATGCTGGTTACAACGACGATGCCACGGGCCGGTTCCTCAACCTAAGCCTCATCAGCCGGAAGGCAATGCAGGTATGGTCGTATGGAGATGTTCGGCCCTGGATGCATTGCACCCACGATGAACAGTAAAAAAGAATCTGAAATTTCTTGGCTTTGTAGATGCTCAAATGGTTTAGGTACTTGCAAAATTTGATGGAAAAATGACTTCCAAAGAGCACCTCAAATATTTGTGCATCTTTGAAGCCACACAATTTCAAAATGTTTTTTTTGTTTGCTATTTTCAGATTTTACTATGTATCGAATGTGCACTGCATATAGATTTTTTTCTGATCACAATACAAACGCAGACACTCATACATATGCACATACACTCTTCCCTACGATTATGAACACACAGACGCATATATGTCTCATGCAGGTATGGGTGGACTACTATGCCTCTGCCACAGAGATCACCGTGACCATGGCTCCCCTTGGTGTAGCCAAGCCCAAGAAGCCCCTACTACGTACCACCGCGGACCTCTCGACCGTGGTGCAGGACATGGCCTACGTCGGGTTCTCCTCGGCAACAGGAGTCCTTTTCACACGCCACTTCGTCGTTGGCTGGAGCTTCGCGCTGGACGGGCCAGCTCCGATGTTGAATATCTCGTTGTTGCCTGCCTTGCCACCGATTGGACCCAAGTCACGGTCCAAAGTGTTGCAGATCGTGCTACCCATAGCATCGGCCACAACGGTTTTAGTAGTGGGCATCATTGTTTACATTTTGGTTCGAAGGCGTCTCAGGTACGCGGAGGTCCACGAGGACTGGGAGAAAGCATTTGGGCCGCACCGATTCTCTTACAAGGACTTATTTCAAGCGACCAAGGGGTTCAGCCAGAAGAACCTACTTGGGGCGGGAGGATTTGGAAGCGTCTACAAGGGTGTGCTCCGCAAGTCTCATATGGAGGTCGCCGTGAAGAGGGTGTCACATGAGTCAAGGCAAGGGATGAAGGAGTTTATCATGGAGGTTGCAAGCATGCGACGCCTGCGCCACCGCAATCTGGTGCCGTTGCTCGGTTATTGCCGACGGAAGGGAGAATTTCTCTTGGTCTATGATTACATGCCAAATGGTAGCCTGGATAAATATCTATACGATCGTAGCAAGGGTACACTGGAGTGGCCTCAAAGATTCCACATCATCAGGGGAGTGGCTTCGGGATTATCATACCTCCATGAGGATTGGGAGCAAATTGTCATCCACCGGGATGTCAAAGCAAGTAACGTACTCTTGGATGGCGAGATGAATGGGAGGTTAGGGGATTTTGGCCTAGCTAGGCTTTATGATCATGGGTCGGATGCACAAACCACACATGTAGTTGGTACTATGGGTTACCTAGCTCCTGAACTAGGACACACCGGCAAGGCAACCCCATCTACCGATGTGTTTGCCTTCGGGGCATTCCTTCTAGAGGTCGCATGTGGGCGGAGGCCGGTTGAGCAAGATGAGAGAAATAACCAAGTAGTAGTGCTCATGGATTGGGTTGTCGACCATTGGCATAAGGGTTGCATCACTAAGGCGGCAGACATTAGGATGCCAAATATGTTTAGTCTTGACCAGGTGTCTCTAGTGCTAAAACTCGGGCTTCTGTGCTCCCACCCACTACCAAATTCAAGGCCAACCATGCGACAAGTCTTGCAGTACCTCGATGGCGATGTGCTCCTCCCAGACTTGTCGGCAACATATCTAAGATCAACCAAGCTGGAGTAGATGTATAACACAGAGTTTGTTAACCAAAACATAATGTCATATATGTCGTCGTCGAGCATGAGTGTCATTTTTGATCTTTCCGGAGGAAGGTGACAAGGTCTATGTTGTGTCAAAATAATTGAGTTGGACTGGATGGTACTTGTCTCTAATGTGTATATCCTTGTAAGTTATAACTAGATATATGGAGGTTTCTTTGATTTTTCTtaagtttttatttattcagaaaattccaacacacacacacacaatcagaTTGTCATGTTACTTAGGTGTTTTTTTTCATAGTTAGGCACGAGCCACAATATGTATGAGGCATGCATCCATTTGGCTGGGACTGAGATGTGCATGTTCACGTTGGAGTCTTTTCTTTTTTGCACTGAATCGGGTTATGAACGATAAAGTTGAACCGAAGCAAACCGATGAGTCGAGCATCCCAAGGCAAAAAGAACTTCGTGGCAACCAGTCAAACTTCCCTCATAACAAATTGATATTATTCACCTAAAAAACGCTTGCCTTATTGATGTGCTCCCGGGCGCTTCTCTTGGCGACGGCCCGGGCTCCCCGCCCCGGCCGCCTTCGGCTCCGGCCTCCGAGGACTGGGAGGTGGTCCCGGCGCGGCGCTAGCGCCTCTCCGTCGAGGACGGGGCCAGCCGCGGGGGCTGGTGCGTCGTTGGCTCCAGTTGGAGGTCGTTTCTGGGCGTTGGCTGAGGTCGCATCGGAGGACGAGGAAGACGCGGACCAGGAGTCAAGGGAGGGGGACCTGGCGCCGGCGAGGCCGTTGCTCGGCGACTTCGTAGCCTGCGCGCAAGCGGCGGGGAGTGGCGCCGCGGGGGCGCGCCGCCGCTTTGCTCCGGGGGGCCGGGGACCGCGTGCGCTCGCTGTGAGAGCATGGCGGCCCTCCCTGTCTACGGGCAGGGGCTCGGCGTCCCCTGGAGGTGCCGCTCGGGGAATCCGGGCGAGGATGGCGGCTGCGCTTCTGGCTCCGGCGGACTCAGAGGCGGAGTGGTCGTGCttgccgtcgccggcggcggccggtcaggtggcggtggaggcggcgctGGAGCCGCAGGCGGCAGAGGGTGACGTTGTCTTCCTGATGGCTAGGGTTGGCAGTGTTGGGCCCGGGGCCGTGGTGGGACAGGTGGGCCGTGGGCCGAACCAAGTGTCCAGTTCGGCTGGTGCTGGAGGCCCGAGCGACGCGGGGGACAGAGTGTCCATTGGGGGTGAGAGGCTATCGATTTGTGGGCCTGTTGGTGCCGACCAGCCCGCGTCGGGCCTGTCTCGGCCTCGGCCCACCCCTGGCTCCTATTTATGGGTGCGCCGCGGTTGCCTCGACCCCTCGCTAGGGTTTCCCGCATCTAGATCGGAGGTGCGGTGCTGGGCTCACTGCGCCAGATCCATCCACCtcatctcccctccccctcctctctccattTCCTTTGCAGCGGCGGTGATGAGCGGGCGGCGCGCGGAGAAGAGGCCCATGGAGCCCCCGATATCAAACGGGGAGCGGCGCCGTGAGCGGAACTTGcgggagaaggcgaagaaggagctGCGTGCAAGAACTGGTGGCAGATCTGAGCGGAGCTATGAGCAAGAGGGGCGCGAGGGGGATTGGGGTCCTCCTCCCCCCTGGTGGATTCAGAAGCaggagagaagaaagaagaagaagaaggagatggctCGGCGTCGGGAGCTTGAGCGCAAGCCATCGGATCTTCCCAACTTCGGTGGTGGCCATGGGGATCCGCTTGCCAAGAAGGCCAGGGCGACGACCGAACCCCTGGTGGTGTCCCTTCCCCCTGGTGCGAAGGGCACTGCGGGGGAGCCCATTCCGGTGGAGGACGCGTCGGAGGCTCTGGATGTGGAATGCTTCAAGTGCGGGAGACTTGGCCATTTCCAGTCCAAATGCAAATTCCAGCCCCTGTGTGTGCTCTGCAAGGAGGAGGGTCATGCCTCCGCGCACTGCCCGACGAGGGGTCGGCAGCCAAGCCTGCAGATAATGGGCAGCGCAATCTCAGGGGAGGGCTTCTTCTGTCTGCAGTACGAAGAGGAGGAAGATCTTGAGGGCCCTCGGCTGCTCTCGGTGGGCAACGCGGCTATTCTCTCTGCTGAGCCGGGCCGCCTGAACCTGCGGGTCCTTAAGCAGGAGCTCAAGCACATGGTCACGGGGGACTGGGATTGGCAAGTCACCCAAGTAGGCGAGGACGACCTCATGGTGGTGTTCCCCTCTGCAGATCTCCTCCACATGGCCCGGACTAGTGGCAAACTATTCCTTTCCATTAATGACATCACTGCTAGGGTGCGGGATGTGGTGCATGAGGTGATTCCCCCGATGGTGATGCTAGAAGCGTGGGTGCGGCTCCACGGGATCCCTGAGAAGCACCGCAAGATCGAGCGTATCAATGAGGCTTTCAAGATGCTGGGCAGGCCAATTGTGGTCGACGAGCTTTCCCTCATTAAGTTGGGTCCGGTGAGGATGAAATTGGCTTGCAAGACGCCGGCCAAGCTGAATGGCACGGTGGAGGTGTGGTTCAACCATGAAGGGTACCAGATTAAGGTTGAGTTGGAACGGATGCCGAGGAGGTTGGGAGATGGTGGTGGAGCTCCGGGGCGGGTCCCTCCGCTCCCCCGCCAGATAGCCAGCAAGGAAAGGGCGGGTCTAACAAACAGGGGCCTCTCGTGGGCACTTCTTCCAAGGCTGCTGCCACTGGTGCGTCCAAACCTGCGACGGTGACGTCCCAGAAGGAAGCAGCCGGCTCCGGCGCGAAGGTGGTGGGCCAAGATGTGGTGATGGGCGAGCTGGCGGACGAGCACGAGGACAGCATCCAAGACACTTCAATTAACACTGAGACATGGGAAAAGTTGGGTGTGATTGCAACTCAAGACACGACTGTCAGCCTACCTCCCCTCGCCCGCTCTCTAGATCCGTCCTTCAAGGTTCTTAGCTCCAGCCTGCCAGCCCCGAATGCGCCAATGCCTCTGTCTCTAGTGGCTTTGGAGAACGAGGCCATGACGAGCTCTCCTTCTCGCGGAGGGGGCTCGGGGCTGGACTGCGTCCTCATGGATTCGGACCCAACTCCGGCCTCGGACAGGCGCCTGTCGAGTGGCTCTGGCCATCAGGCCAAGAAGACCGCGGGGAGGAAGGCAGGGGGCAAGACGGTGGCCTCGGAAGCTGCGGGATCGGTGGCGGCGTTGGGAGGCGAGTTGGGTGCGGCTTTGATGGCGCCAGGGCTGGCAGCCAAGGCCAAGCATACAAGGGCAACTCCGGTGTCGTCTCGGGCTCCTAGCGCACGCGTCAAGGCCAAGATTGGAGACATGACCTCTCTGGAAAGTGCCAAACTTCGTGCCGCCGACAAGAACATGGATACGACAGGTAACCCTTCCCCCTCTTTTAAGATTCTGAATGCTTTTTCCGATGAGCATCTCGCCGAGATTCTTCACGATAGTGGCGTAGCGCTAGACTCCTCGTCTTTGGATCTGATTCCGTTAGTTCGCGCGCGTGAAGAGGCTCGGGCCGCCCTCGTGGAAGCAGCCGCCAGGAGCGTGGCTGCACAGCCGGTGGACGGCCCGGTCGCAGCACCAGTAGGGGCTGGTGTTGTCGCCCTGCCCAACGAGGAAGCCGAGGCCGGGGTGGCCTCGGACTTGCCTTCTTCCAGTCGAGTGCCGGCTAGGAAGCAAGTGGCTAAGGCGGTCTCCTCCCGTGGAGTCCGCCTCCGCAACCGGATCATCTGATGCGATATATTTTCTGGAATATCCGTGGTTGCGGGCATGGGGGGCGACGCACGCAGCTCCGTGAGTACATGTCCAAAGAACACATTGACTGCGTTGCGCTCCAGGAAACGATTAAGGCTGCCTTTTCATTTAGAGACCTTCTGGCGTACGATCCGCTCCAGCGCTTCGATTGGTTTTGGACTCCGTCCGCTGGCCTCTCTGGGGGTCAATTGTTGGGATGCAACAAGGACGTTTGTGAGGTTATTCTATGGGAATCTGGTACGTTCTACATCGCTGCCACTGTGCACCACCGGGTCTCCCAAGCCTCCTGGGTGATCGTGAGCGTTTATGGGTCGGCTGACCATGAGAGGTCCGCTAATTTCTTGGGAGAAATCACAGCTTTGCTGGGGGCCAAAGAATCATCCAACCTACTAGGAGGTGACTTCAACTTGATCCGCTCGGGGGcggacaagaacaacaacaacatcgaCTGGGCTAGGGTGTCCCTGTTCAATAATGCCATTGCGTCCGCTGCCCTTAGAGAGATTGCGCGTACTGGGGCCAGATACACTTGGACTAACAAGCAACGAGAGCCTATTCGATGCGTCCTCAACCGTGTGTTCTGCTCAAGTGATTGGGAGGCGCTATTTCCCCTCTGCACATTAGTGGCTGAAACGCGCATAAGATCAGACCATGTTCCGCCGATCCTGTCCTCAGGGGAGGATAACGTGGGACGCAGCCATAGGTTCTTCTTTGAGACAGCCTGGTTCGAACACGAGGGTTTTAACCAGCTTGTCACAAATCGATGGACCTTGATTGGCAATCAGATTGGGCGCCAACGAGGACCAATAGAATTCTGGTCTTCTGCGGCCGCGGCTTTGCGGGCTTTCCTTAGGGGCTGGGGGGCTAACCATGGCAGCGAGTCCAAAAGGGAGAGGGAGTGCATCGTGGCAGAAATCGCTCGTCTCGACTCGCAGGCGGATGTAAGAACCTTCTCTGGTGCCGAATGGGAGCTTAGATACTCCCTTGAACACCAAGTCCTGGCTATTCTCAGGGCGGAGGAGGAATATTGGCACCAAAGGGGTGGTGTCAAGTGGGTCGTGAAAGGTGACGCCAACACGGGTTACTTCCACGCGTACGCTAACGGTCGCAAACGTAAGAGTACTATTCTTAGGCTTCAGTCGGAGCGGGGGACATTGATTACCCAGAACGAGATAGTTAAGTACATCTTTGACTTCTTCGTTGAGCTGTTGGGAGCAGCCGAGGCTAAGAGTCTAAGTCTACAGGGAAGACTTATGGGGACTGCATGAGCGAGTTTCGCAGCAGGAAAACGATGCCTTGATGGTGTCCTTTTCGCCCCAGGAGATTGATAGAGCGCTTGTGGGAATGAAAAACGACACGGCTCCAGGCCCAGATGGCTGGCCGGTGGAGTTCTTCAAGCGTTTCTGGCCGTTGCTTAGGGACCTCTTGTAAGTGATCATAACCGGCTTCGCCCTAGGTACGGTGGACCTGTCGCGCCTAAATTACGGAGCCATCTGCCTGATTACCAAGGTTAAAGGGGCAGAATCTATCAAGCAGTTTCGGCCGATCACGCTCATAAACGTTCCTTTTAAGACTTGTGCCAAAGCTTACGCTTCTAGGCTAGCGCCGGTCGCCCAACGTGTCATTAGCAAGAGCCAAACTGCTTTTCTTAAAGGCAGGAACATCCTTGAAGGACCCATTGCTCTTACGGAGATTATACACGAGTTAAAACGTACCCGAGGGCAGGGCGTTATCCTTAAGATAGACTTTGAAAAAGCCTACGATCGTGTAAACTCAGAGTTTACACGGGAGGTCCACCTCAAAAAGGGTTTTGAGGCAGGGTTTGTTCACCGGATCATAAACCTGATCTCGAGTGGCAACACCTCGGTCATTGTTAACAGCGAAATGGGGAAGTCTTTCCGTAATAGGAAAGGGCTTAGAAAGGTCAACCCTATATCCCCACTCGTCTTTAACTTTGTGGCGGATGCTATGGAGGCCATGCTGACCAAGGCCCGGGAGGCCGGTCACATCAAGTTGTTGTggaacgaagtaatttcaaaaaaattcctacgcacacgcaagatcatggtgatggcatagcaacgagagaggagagtattgtccacgtacccttgtagaccgtaagtggaagccttatgacaacgcggttgatgtagtcgtacgtcttcacgatccgaccgatccaagtaccgaacgtacggcacctccgagttcagcacacgttcagctcggtgacgatctccgggctccgatccagcaaagcgtcggggatgagttccatcagcacgacggcgtggtgacgatgatgatgttctaccggcgcagggcttcgcctaaactccgcgacgatatgaccgaggtggaatatggtggaggggggcaccgcacacggctaaggaacgatccgtagatcaacttgtgtgtcatggggtgtccccctgcccccgtatataaaggagcaaggggggaggaggccggccctaggagggggcgcgccaagtgtgaagtcctactaggactccctagtcctagtaggattccacctcccttgttggagtaggagaaggggaaagagggggagaggaagaaggaaaggggggctgcgccccttgtcaaattcggaccagaggggggggggggcgcagggctccttccttttggcctctctattctattcccgtatggcccaataaggcccatatagtccccggcgaattcccgtaactctccggtactccgaaaaatacccgaatcactcggaacctttccgaactccgaatatagtcatccaatatatcgatctttacgtctcgaccatttcgagactcctcgtcatgtccccgagctcattcaggactccgaactccttcggtacatcaaaacttataaactcataatataactgtcatcgaaaccttaagcgtgcggaccctacgggttcgagaactatgtagacatgacctagaactattcttggtcaataaccaatagcggaacctggatgctcatattggctcctacatattctacgaagatctttatcggtcaaaccgcataacaacatacgttgttccctttgtcatcggtatgttacttgcacgagattcgatcgtcggtatccaatacctagttcaatctcgttactggcaagtctctttactcgttacataatgcatcatcccacaactacctcattagtcacattgcttgcaaggcttatagtgatgtgcattaccgagagggcccagagatacctctccgacaatcggagtgataaaacctaatctcgaaatacgccaacccaacatgtacctttggagacacatgtagtactcctttataatcacccagttacgttgtgacgtttggtagcaccaaaagtgttcctccggtaaacgggagttgcataatctcatagttacaggaacatgtataagtcatgaagaaagcaatagcaacatactaaacgatcaagtgctaggctaacggaatgggtcatgtcaatcacatcattctcctaatgatgtgatcccgttaatcaaatgacaactcatgtctatgactaggaaacttaaccatctttgattcacgagctagtcaagtagaggcatactagtgacactatgtttgtctatgtattcacacatgtattatgtttccggttaatataattctagcatgaataataaacatttatcatgaaataaggaaataaataataactttattattgcctctagggcatatttccttcagtctcccacttgcactagagtcaataatctagttcacatcgccatgtgatttaataccaatattcatgtctgtatatgattaacacccatagttcacatcttcatgtgaccaacacccaaagggtttactagagtcaataatctagttcacattgctatgtgattaacacccaaagagtacaaaggtatgatcatgttttgctcgtgagagaagcttagtcaacggttctgtcacattcgagccgcatgtattttgcaaatattctatgtctacaatgctctgcacggagctactctagctaattgctcccactttcagtatgtatccagattgagacttagagtcatctggatcggtgtgaaagcttgcaccgatgtaactctttacgacgggctcttttatcacctccataatcgagaaatatttccttagtcctcactaaggatattcttgaccaatgtccagtgatctactcctagatcgctattgtactcccttgccaaataaagagcaaggtatacaataggtctggtacatagcatagcatactttatagaacctatgactgaggcatagggaatgacttttcattctctttctattttctgccatggtcgggtcttgagtcttactcaacttcacacctttgcatcacaggcaagaactccttctttgactgttctattttgaactatttcaaaattttatcaaggtatgtactcattgaaaaatcttatcaagcgtcttgatctatctcaatagatcttgatgctcaatatgttagtagctttactgaggtctttcttttaaagaactcctttcaaacactcctttatgctttgcagaataattctacattatttccgatcaacaatatgtcattcacatatacttatcagaaatgatgtagtgctcccactcactttcttgtaaatacaggcttcaccgtaagtctgtacaaaactatatgctttgatcaactcatcaaatcatatattccaactctgagatgcttgcaccagtccatagatggatcactagagcatgcacattttgttagcacctttaggattgacaaaaccttctggttgcatcatatacaactcttctttaagaaaaccattaaggaatgcagttttgacatccatttgccagatttcataaaatgtggcaattgctaacatgattcggacagacttaagcatcgctacagttgagaaaatctcattgtagtcaacaccttgaacttgtcaaaaacctttttgcgacaagtcaagctttgtagatagtaacactactatcaacgtccgtcttcatcttgaagatccatttatttcttatggtttgccgatcatcgggcaagtccaccaaagtccacactttgttctcatacatggatcctatctcagatttcatggcctccagtcaatttgcggaatctgggctcatcatcgcttcctcatagttcgtaggttcaccatggtcaagtaacatgacttctagaataggattaccataccactctggtgcggatcttactatggaagacctatgaggttctgtagtaacttgatctgaagtttcatgatcatcatcattagcttcctcactaattggtgtaggaatcactggaactgattttagtgatgaactattttccaattcaggagaaggtacatttacctcatcaagttctactttcctcccactcacttctttcgagagaaactccttctctagaaaggatccattttaagcaacgaatatcttgccttcggatctgtgatagaaggtgtacccaacaattacctttgggtattctatgaagacgtacttctccgatttgggttcgagcttatcaggttgaaacttttcacataagcatcgcaaccccaaaatttaagaaacgacaacttaggtttactactaaaccgtagttcatacggtgtcgtctcaacggatttagatggtaccctattaaacgtgaatgcagttgtctctaatacacaaccccaaaacgatagtggtaaaactgataagagacatcatagatcgcaccatatccaataaagtgcggttacgacgtttggacacaccataacgttgtggtgttccaggtggcgtgagctgtgaaactattccacattgttttaattgaagaccaaactcgtaactcaaatattcgtctccgcgatcagatcatagaaactttattttcttgttacgatgatttttccacttcactctaaaattctttgaacctttcaattatttcagactcatgtttcatcaagtagatatacccatatctgctcaaatcattttgtgaaggttagaaaataacgatacttgccacgagcatcaacactcattggattgcatacatcggtatgtattatttccaataagtcagtagcttgttccattgttccggagaatggagtttttagtcatct is a window encoding:
- the LOC123040831 gene encoding L-type lectin-domain containing receptor kinase SIT2: MPLELFHLVTLLLLLVAADWGLAATVGSDDGRQFAYNGFAGTNLTLDGVAKVTPNGLLMLTNGTIQQKGHAFHPSPVRFRAARSFSTTFVFAIFGQYIDLSSPGMAFFITTSREVLSTALPGQYMGLLNATNNTNREAHIFAVELDTLHNSECHDLNGNHVGVDLDSMVSRDSADAGYNDDATGRFLNLSLISRKAMQVWVDYYASATEITVTMAPLGVAKPKKPLLRTTADLSTVVQDMAYVGFSSATGVLFTRHFVVGWSFALDGPAPMLNISLLPALPPIGPKSRSKVLQIVLPIASATTVLVVGIIVYILVRRRLRYAEVHEDWEKAFGPHRFSYKDLFQATKGFSQKNLLGAGGFGSVYKGVLRKSHMEVAVKRVSHESRQGMKEFIMEVASMRRLRHRNLVPLLGYCRRKGEFLLVYDYMPNGSLDKYLYDRSKGTLEWPQRFHIIRGVASGLSYLHEDWEQIVIHRDVKASNVLLDGEMNGRLGDFGLARLYDHGSDAQTTHVVGTMGYLAPELGHTGKATPSTDVFAFGAFLLEVACGRRPVEQDERNNQVVVLMDWVVDHWHKGCITKAADIRMPNMFSLDQVSLVLKLGLLCSHPLPNSRPTMRQVLQYLDGDVLLPDLSATYLRSTKLE